One genomic segment of Alosa sapidissima isolate fAloSap1 chromosome 13, fAloSap1.pri, whole genome shotgun sequence includes these proteins:
- the LOC121681012 gene encoding docking protein 3 isoform X3: MEGNIRVKGMLYLQQHRFGKRWKKMWCVLYGESRSSVARLELYEYKQGSGLPAGASGGGLVEGHMLRRQDSKRVVLLRNCISVEELELMDCPRDCVSFLVATTEKRFLFAALFTEFRHWIAGLCELAFPINRAESGGLDPLVRQRSLRDTSHAKMVENSLYERTDIAGDFPVSVVRTEASDRWQLQGAYLLTPGQDRLLLKDPICREVLFIWPYCYVRKFGQDTSTFSFEAGRRCESGEGVFEFTTSRADSLFRIINTAITSAQGTQRPCLHSSRSLSVEHAPEPDTLTAQVNVYDYQVPESVPPPPTQSIPPKPDRQLKRLSPSFRSLSLNAIKPPNKDLVRNISSCPPLKHQEQKEVIYARVARQKPRDQASQEEEEGGACSRGCDKAPEVSLQVPFAPGASFPPHGAFEAPRPEGRQNSEGGEAETERLIRDVPHDHNAQLDAEGTADTDHIYDDPEGCLASPQWEEDFVVYDDPEEIKTDPNPDIGQAATGSVVHDEDKFLYDNIMK; encoded by the exons AGATGGAAGAAGATGTGGTGCGTGCTGTATGGTGAGAGCCGGTCCTCCGTGGCCCGGCTGGAGCTGTACGAGTACAAACAGGGCTCTGGGCTGCCCGCTGGGGCCAGCGGCGGTGGCCTAGTCGAGGGCCACATGCTCCGCAGGCAGGACAGCAAGCGGGTGGTTCTGCTGAGAAACTGCATCAGCgtggaggagctggagctgATGGACTGCCCGAGAGACTGCGTCTCCTTCCTCGTGGCCACCACAGAGAAGCGCTTCCTGTTCGCGGCGCTCTTCACGGAGTTCAGACACTGGATCGCCGGGCTGTGTGAGCTGGCATTCCCT ATAAACAGGGCTGAAAGCGGTGGGTTGGATCCTCTTGTCAGGCAGCGGTCTTTGAGGGACACATCACATGCCAAGATGGTGGAGAACTCGCTCTATGAAAGAACAGATATTG CAGGTGACTTCCCCGTCTCGGTGGTGAGGACAGAGGCCTCGGACAGGTGGCAGCTACAAGGCGCTTACCTCCTGACACCCGGACAAGACCGACTCCTCCTGAAGGACCCCATATGCAGAGAGGTGCTCTTCATCTGGCCATATTGCTATGTCAGGAAATTTGGTCAAGACACG TCCACTTTTTCCTTTGAGGCTGGACGCAGATGTGAGTCTGGAGAGGGGGTCTTTGAGTTTACCACCAGCCGTGCTGATAGCCTCTTCAGGATTATCAACACAGCCATCACTTCCGCTCAAGGGACGCAAAGGCCCTGTTTACATTCATCCCGCAGCCTGTCAGTGGAGCATGCTCCTGAACCCGATACGCTCACGGCCCAGGTAAACGTGTACGACTATCAGGTCCCAGAGAGCGTGCCACCGCCCCCAACACAGAGCATACCGCCGAAGCCTGATCGGCAGCTGAAAAGGCTATCTCCCTCTTTCAGGAGCCTGTCGCTCAACGCCATAAAACCCCCGAACAAAGACTTGGTGAGGAACATCTCCAGCTGCCCTCCTCTCAAACATCAGGAGCAGAAGGAGGTTATCTACGCCCGGGTCGCCCGGCAGAAGCCACGAGATCAGGCttcccaggaggaggaggaggggggtgccTGCAGCAGAGGATGTGACAAGGCTCCGGAAGTCTCGCTGCAGGTTCCGTTTGCGCCAGGTGCGAGCTTCCCGCCACATGGCGCCTTTGAAGCACCGCGGCCCGAGGGAAGACAAAACAGCGAGGGGGGCGAGGCAGAGACGGAGCGCCTCATCAGAGACGTGCCGCACGATCACAACGCTCAATTAGACGCCGAGGGAACAGCTGACACAGACCACATCTATGACGACCCCGAGGGCTGCCTGGCTAGCCCTCAGTGGGAAGAGGATTTTGTAGTTTATGATGATCCGGAGGAGATCAAAACTGACCCTAACCCTGACATAGGTCAGGCAGCCACGGGGAGTGTAGTTCATGATGAGGATAAATTCCTATACGACAACATAATGAAATAG